One Lysinibacillus fusiformis genomic window carries:
- the helD gene encoding RNA polymerase recycling motor HelD translates to MDSEFQQEQNRVDSVIETLIKQISRLEEETYRRQNELVNIRKHFWDEVKVNVDTFDDYLETIIGLRQEAQALSVSQSTHKHASKRLSTLRRMQKAPYFGRIDFIEEGISTQEQFYIGISSLMDESGDDFLIYDWRAPVSSVYYEYQPGPAQYATPGGVFQGTLEKKWQYLIRGGVLQSMFDTSLTIGDEILQQVLGKGTDKHMHSIVATIQQEQNRIIRHDHGRLLIVHGAAGSGKTSAALQRIAYLLYKYRDSLNADQIILFSPNSMFNSYVSNVLPELGEENMQQVTFQEYLDHRLSKAFQVENPYEQLEYVLTAANTPSYSSRVASIRFKASPLFFEAIESYRKSLELSGLLFKDMIFRGQPIVTAQQIAERFYSNDTSLRFHNRLEKLKDWLMQKINETQKAELTQPWVQEKIELLSNEEYDKAHTYLAKKRGFRRESIADYEIEPEALARLIVQQKLKPLRKRAQTFGFIDVKGIYKELFADPLQINQWIEGETPEEWEDICRTTLEMLDEDKLLYEDATPFLLMKELIQGFQTNRTIKHILVDEAQDYSPFQFEFLKRLFPSARMTVLGDFNQAIFAHASEMVDFHILSSLYGTDETEVINMTRSYRSTKPIIEFTRRLVPNGERIIPFERDGELPVLTKLVNHAELHHCITSKVAALRSLGYNSIAIICKSAEESKSAYDALSNIDDIKLLKNGSLEYEQGVVVIPSYLAKGIEFEAVIIYDASEQVYGDESLRRVFYTACTRAMHYLQLYSIGEPTPLLRNVLPESFIQA, encoded by the coding sequence ATGGATTCAGAATTTCAGCAGGAGCAAAACCGAGTGGACAGTGTAATTGAGACTCTAATAAAGCAAATCAGCCGATTAGAGGAAGAAACATATCGGCGTCAGAATGAACTGGTTAATATACGCAAACACTTTTGGGATGAAGTCAAGGTGAATGTTGATACCTTCGACGATTACCTTGAGACCATCATCGGCTTGAGACAAGAGGCCCAAGCTCTATCCGTAAGCCAAAGCACCCATAAACATGCATCCAAGAGATTGTCCACGTTGCGCCGTATGCAGAAGGCTCCCTACTTCGGTCGAATTGATTTCATTGAGGAAGGAATTTCAACTCAGGAACAATTCTATATTGGCATCTCCTCGCTTATGGATGAAAGTGGAGATGATTTCCTTATCTACGACTGGAGAGCACCAGTCTCGAGTGTCTACTATGAGTACCAACCCGGTCCTGCGCAGTATGCAACACCCGGAGGCGTATTCCAAGGCACATTGGAGAAAAAGTGGCAATATCTTATCCGCGGTGGTGTTCTTCAATCTATGTTCGATACAAGTCTTACTATTGGAGACGAGATTTTACAGCAGGTGCTGGGCAAAGGTACTGACAAACATATGCACAGTATAGTAGCTACCATCCAACAGGAGCAAAACCGGATCATCCGTCATGATCATGGGAGACTGCTCATTGTTCACGGTGCAGCAGGCAGCGGCAAGACATCTGCTGCCTTACAGCGGATTGCTTATTTGCTCTACAAATATCGAGATAGTCTGAACGCTGATCAAATTATTCTATTTTCGCCTAACTCAATGTTTAACAGTTATGTGTCCAATGTGTTGCCGGAACTCGGTGAAGAGAATATGCAGCAGGTCACATTTCAGGAATACTTGGATCATCGGTTAAGTAAAGCGTTTCAAGTTGAAAATCCCTACGAGCAATTGGAATATGTTTTAACTGCAGCAAATACCCCTTCCTATAGCTCAAGGGTTGCGAGCATTCGATTCAAAGCATCACCTCTTTTTTTCGAAGCAATCGAATCATATAGGAAGTCGTTAGAGTTATCTGGACTGTTATTCAAGGACATGATTTTCAGAGGACAGCCGATTGTTACCGCTCAACAAATAGCGGAAAGATTTTATAGTAACGACACTTCACTCCGCTTCCATAATAGACTTGAAAAGTTAAAGGATTGGCTAATGCAGAAAATAAATGAAACCCAAAAGGCTGAACTGACTCAGCCGTGGGTACAGGAGAAAATCGAGTTGCTTAGCAACGAGGAATACGATAAGGCCCATACCTACTTAGCGAAAAAACGCGGCTTTAGAAGAGAATCGATTGCCGATTATGAGATTGAACCTGAGGCACTTGCCCGATTGATTGTTCAACAGAAATTGAAGCCGTTACGTAAACGCGCCCAAACATTTGGTTTCATCGACGTTAAGGGGATATATAAGGAGCTTTTTGCTGATCCCCTGCAGATCAATCAGTGGATAGAGGGGGAAACACCCGAGGAGTGGGAGGATATTTGTCGAACAACGCTAGAAATGCTAGACGAAGACAAACTATTATACGAAGATGCTACTCCGTTTTTACTTATGAAAGAGTTGATTCAAGGCTTTCAGACGAATCGCACGATCAAGCACATACTTGTTGACGAGGCGCAGGACTATTCACCTTTTCAATTCGAGTTTCTAAAACGTTTGTTTCCTTCGGCAAGAATGACTGTACTAGGAGACTTTAATCAGGCGATATTCGCCCATGCCAGTGAAATGGTGGATTTTCACATCCTTAGCAGCTTATACGGAACGGATGAAACGGAAGTGATCAATATGACGCGTAGCTACCGCTCCACAAAACCGATTATCGAATTTACACGCAGATTAGTGCCTAACGGCGAACGGATTATCCCTTTCGAACGCGATGGCGAGTTGCCTGTGCTGACAAAATTGGTCAATCACGCTGAACTGCACCACTGCATTACGTCCAAAGTCGCAGCTTTACGAAGTCTTGGCTATAATAGCATTGCCATCATATGCAAATCAGCTGAGGAAAGTAAAAGTGCTTATGATGCCTTGTCCAACATCGATGATATTAAACTCTTGAAGAACGGCTCACTTGAGTATGAACAAGGTGTTGTTGTCATACCGTCATATTTGGCCAAAGGCATCGAATTCGAAGCTGTCATCATCTATGATGCATCGGAGCAAGTATACGGCGATGAGAGCCTTCGTCGAGTATTCTACACCGCCTGCACCAGAGCTATGCATTATTTGCAACTTTACAGTATAGGTGAACCAACCCCATTATTGCGAAACGTCTTGCCGGAAAGTTTCATCCAAGCTTGA
- a CDS encoding Na+/H+ antiporter NhaC family protein, whose amino-acid sequence MSPLSSSANLIAILTETNLYNNLKRMSLSTVVPFMMTVGIYVILSIKNPLSMKSLNINTELQNSFNLNLMVLIPALIILIFVIFKIDVRIALLVSILIACVESFLLQYTWGEIVHFIIFGYEMNAHNDISNILHGGGILPMLKTILIVIISSCYAGIFEGTKMLKDFENILEMTSQKFGTFFSMILASIAGCFIGCSQTFAIITAHQLMSKIYIKRNIKKSDLALDIGNTALIIAPLVPWNIASTFPALILSVGAGYIPYAVFLYFVPIFGLMKAIDLNYKKYVLDTKS is encoded by the coding sequence ATTTCTCCATTATCATCTAGTGCTAATTTGATTGCGATTTTAACTGAAACCAATCTTTATAACAATTTAAAAAGAATGTCCTTATCTACAGTTGTTCCGTTTATGATGACTGTTGGTATTTATGTAATCTTATCAATAAAAAACCCACTTAGTATGAAGTCACTAAATATTAATACAGAACTTCAAAATTCCTTTAATTTAAATTTAATGGTTCTTATACCTGCACTTATTATTTTGATATTCGTGATTTTTAAAATTGATGTGCGCATAGCCTTGTTAGTGAGTATTTTGATTGCTTGTGTAGAAAGCTTTTTGCTTCAATATACATGGGGTGAAATAGTTCATTTTATCATTTTTGGCTATGAAATGAATGCTCACAATGATATTTCGAATATTTTACATGGTGGTGGGATACTACCAATGCTTAAAACAATTTTGATCGTGATAATCTCGTCATGCTATGCAGGAATCTTTGAGGGGACAAAAATGCTTAAGGATTTCGAAAACATTTTAGAAATGACAAGTCAAAAATTTGGAACATTTTTTTCGATGATTTTAGCAAGTATTGCTGGTTGTTTTATTGGCTGTAGTCAAACGTTTGCCATAATAACTGCTCATCAACTTATGAGTAAAATCTATATAAAAAGAAATATAAAAAAATCTGATCTTGCACTCGATATTGGGAATACTGCTTTAATTATTGCTCCTTTAGTACCGTGGAATATTGCATCAACTTTTCCGGCACTAATCTTATCAGTTGGTGCAGGGTATATACCGTATGCCGTTTTTCTATATTTTGTACCTATATTTGGGTTAATGAAAGCCATCGACTTAAATTATAAAAAATATGTACTTGATACAAAAAGTTAA
- the dinG gene encoding ATP-dependent DNA helicase DinG: MMESQKYAIVDLETTGHSPANGDRMIQIAIVIMKDWEIERTYTKFIHPGKTIPSFIQDLTQITDEDVKDALPFEAHADYIYELITDCVFVAHNTDFDLSFLQAEFKRAGLPKWQGKKMDTVELAKILFPTSLSFKLGDLAADLNIELTNAHRADDDARATAELFKQCWKELLGLPQLTLEQMHKRSFRLKSNLAQLFFEALQIKRQHVTTHDNISYYRNFAICDGRKTHTNKLELTAFPQTATDKESLMAKAMPNFEQRPAQFAMMDTIWQALNDKEECVIEASTGIGKTVGYLLPAILYARTHNKKIAISTYTAHLQEQLVEEELPKIEKILDTKVNIAVLKGMQHYIDLTRFEQYMAYADESYDDTFTILQLLVWLTKTETGVLSELNVSGGGQLFLEKIRKMPDEKPSKGFDFYEQALKNSETADCIVTNHSMVLSDLVRQTPIFTQIDGWIIDEAHQFIQSAMQQDETVLSYTQWKYVFGQIGTMEDTALFQQFSQAAKKKQRVPMQSLQRLDKQFIRLQRVFDETIQRAVQSMQQQLGKQVGRKCTLFLEDVSLAKEPLLHVSKLLQQWLDLAIEAGQAFENDIEQLDKNEIFILSEWHYWIREMKLKVVEWEEIFLSPQEDNSVWLEFDLRSIPGSLCVYKKPINVTPIIGKVLAPLRQQASIVWTSGTLTVPGNERFVTRQLGISDSVQVVQLQAPPAYYAGAKAYIVTDMPDIQHVTQDEYIEAVAQAITRTVRMTEGRCFVLFTAQDMLRKTVELIQDSELLDDYMLFAQGVTGGSRMRILKSFQKFSHAVLFGTNSFWEGVDVPGDALASVIVVRLPFSSPEEPVFKARAKHLADQGRNSFNELSLPEAIMRFKQGFGRLIRSSQDKGAFIVLDRRISTKSYGKEFIKALPPIDVKKLQLPELLKELSNWQK, from the coding sequence ATGATGGAAAGTCAAAAGTATGCAATTGTAGATTTGGAGACAACTGGTCATTCGCCAGCAAATGGTGATCGGATGATTCAAATTGCCATTGTAATTATGAAGGATTGGGAAATTGAGCGTACGTATACGAAGTTTATTCATCCGGGTAAAACCATTCCGTCCTTTATTCAAGATTTAACGCAAATTACGGATGAGGATGTAAAGGATGCCTTACCGTTTGAAGCACATGCCGACTACATATATGAACTAATTACCGATTGTGTGTTTGTCGCGCATAATACGGATTTTGACTTATCCTTTTTACAAGCAGAATTTAAACGAGCGGGTTTACCAAAATGGCAAGGCAAGAAAATGGATACGGTTGAGCTAGCGAAAATTTTGTTCCCAACGTCGTTAAGCTTTAAGCTCGGCGATTTAGCAGCTGATTTAAATATCGAGCTAACCAACGCACATCGAGCGGATGATGATGCTCGTGCGACAGCCGAACTTTTCAAACAATGCTGGAAAGAACTTCTTGGTCTCCCTCAGCTGACACTCGAACAAATGCATAAACGATCGTTCCGTTTAAAATCAAATTTAGCCCAGTTATTCTTTGAGGCACTTCAAATTAAACGACAACATGTCACAACGCATGACAATATATCGTATTACCGTAATTTTGCTATTTGCGATGGACGAAAAACACATACAAATAAGCTGGAACTAACAGCTTTCCCACAAACAGCAACGGACAAAGAAAGCCTTATGGCAAAGGCCATGCCGAATTTCGAGCAACGACCAGCACAATTTGCGATGATGGACACTATTTGGCAAGCGCTTAACGACAAAGAAGAATGTGTGATTGAGGCATCAACGGGCATCGGCAAAACGGTCGGTTACTTATTACCTGCCATTTTATATGCCCGCACACACAATAAAAAAATCGCGATTAGTACGTACACAGCACACTTACAGGAACAGCTTGTGGAAGAGGAATTACCGAAAATCGAAAAAATCCTCGACACAAAGGTCAATATTGCTGTACTCAAAGGTATGCAACATTATATCGATCTCACACGTTTTGAACAGTATATGGCCTATGCGGACGAATCCTATGACGATACTTTCACCATTTTACAGCTTCTCGTATGGCTTACCAAAACGGAAACAGGTGTGTTAAGTGAGCTCAATGTTTCGGGTGGAGGACAGTTATTCTTAGAAAAGATTCGTAAAATGCCAGATGAAAAACCGTCAAAGGGCTTCGATTTCTATGAACAAGCGTTAAAAAATAGCGAAACAGCTGATTGTATTGTGACCAATCATTCCATGGTGCTCAGCGATTTAGTACGCCAAACACCTATTTTTACACAAATCGATGGCTGGATCATCGATGAGGCCCATCAATTTATTCAATCTGCTATGCAACAAGATGAAACAGTTTTATCTTATACGCAATGGAAATACGTTTTTGGACAAATTGGCACAATGGAGGACACAGCACTCTTTCAGCAATTTAGTCAAGCTGCTAAGAAGAAACAACGTGTGCCCATGCAAAGCTTACAGCGACTTGATAAGCAATTTATACGCCTCCAACGTGTCTTTGATGAAACCATTCAGCGTGCCGTACAGAGTATGCAGCAACAATTAGGCAAGCAAGTGGGGCGCAAATGTACCTTGTTTTTAGAGGACGTATCATTGGCGAAAGAGCCACTATTGCACGTTAGCAAGCTTCTTCAGCAGTGGCTAGATCTAGCAATTGAAGCTGGTCAAGCCTTTGAGAACGATATCGAACAGCTCGACAAAAACGAGATTTTTATATTATCAGAGTGGCATTATTGGATTCGCGAAATGAAGCTGAAAGTTGTCGAATGGGAAGAAATTTTCCTTTCGCCACAGGAAGATAATTCAGTATGGCTTGAGTTCGATTTACGTAGTATCCCAGGCAGTTTATGCGTCTATAAAAAGCCAATTAATGTGACACCCATTATTGGAAAAGTACTTGCACCACTTCGTCAACAAGCAAGTATCGTGTGGACTTCAGGTACGTTAACTGTGCCAGGCAATGAACGTTTTGTTACACGTCAACTAGGTATTTCGGATAGTGTGCAAGTAGTACAGCTTCAGGCACCGCCAGCGTATTATGCGGGTGCGAAGGCTTATATTGTCACAGATATGCCGGATATTCAACATGTTACACAAGATGAATACATTGAAGCAGTTGCGCAAGCCATCACACGCACCGTTCGCATGACAGAAGGACGCTGTTTCGTGCTATTTACAGCGCAGGATATGCTACGAAAAACGGTTGAACTCATCCAAGATAGCGAATTGCTCGACGACTATATGCTTTTTGCTCAAGGTGTTACGGGCGGGAGTCGCATGCGCATCCTAAAATCATTCCAAAAATTTAGTCATGCCGTGCTATTTGGGACAAACAGCTTTTGGGAAGGTGTGGACGTACCAGGCGACGCACTAGCATCTGTGATTGTCGTGCGCTTACCATTCTCATCACCAGAAGAGCCAGTGTTTAAAGCACGTGCTAAACACCTTGCCGATCAAGGACGTAATTCGTTTAATGAACTATCACTGCCAGAAGCTATTATGCGCTTTAAGCAAGGATTTGGTCGCTTGATTCGTTCGTCTCAAGACAAAGGAGCCTTTATTGTCTTGGATCGCCGCATTAGCACAAAATCCTATGGTAAGGAATTTATTAAGGCTTTGCCGCCAATTGATGTTAAAAAACTACAATTGCCAGAGTTACTAAAGGAATTAAGTAATTGGCAAAAATAA